The Thiorhodovibrio litoralis genome includes a window with the following:
- a CDS encoding YceI family protein, translating to MKTNHVTALTLAATLAGATMPAVADWVMKPEQSHLSYISIKKQHIAEVNSFEEMTGRVDEQGQVTLKLMLDSVETLVPIRNERMREILFDTADYKIATLSAKIDPSVIESMKVGEIGQLAGEAVLSLHGQEQPLTMDLQVAKVAPDVLFVASRTPLVVDAEKFGLSDGVEQLREIAGLDSISHAVPVNFVMTFVKEPAVPAAAEGKN from the coding sequence ATGAAAACAAATCATGTTACCGCGCTGACACTCGCCGCCACGCTCGCGGGCGCCACCATGCCGGCCGTCGCTGACTGGGTCATGAAGCCCGAGCAGTCGCATTTGTCGTACATCTCCATCAAGAAGCAGCACATCGCCGAGGTCAACAGCTTTGAGGAGATGACCGGGCGTGTCGATGAGCAGGGGCAGGTGACGCTGAAGCTGATGCTCGACAGCGTCGAGACCCTGGTCCCGATTCGCAACGAGCGCATGCGCGAGATTTTGTTCGACACCGCCGACTACAAGATCGCGACCCTGAGCGCAAAAATCGACCCAAGCGTGATCGAGTCGATGAAAGTCGGCGAGATCGGCCAACTCGCGGGTGAGGCGGTGCTCTCCCTGCACGGCCAGGAGCAGCCGCTGACGATGGATTTGCAGGTCGCCAAGGTGGCGCCCGATGTGCTCTTCGTCGCCAGTCGCACGCCGCTGGTGGTGGATGCAGAGAAATTCGGCCTGAGTGACGGGGTCGAGCAACTGCGCGAAATTGCCGGTCTGGATAGCATCAGCCACGCGGTGCCGGTCAATTTTGTGATGACCTTCGTGAAAGAGCCGGCGGTACCGGCTGCGGCAGAGGGCAAAAACTGA
- the malQ gene encoding 4-alpha-glucanotransferase: MTSPEKTTATTLRERRAGLLLHLTSLPGPGACGDLGGEAFNFVNFLADCGLSVWQMLPVGPPQGDLSPYQTSSAHAGNPRLIGLDPLVKSGWLDQVPDNLADDRAKLAALRQAYHGFRQVAGGEQRAALDAFIAENIYWLEDYALFRAISEDRHEPWWRWPKGLRLRENRAIKQARGKLADTLDYIRWEQYVFFEQWAALRTHANDRGVRLFGDMPIFVAHDSAEVWARPKDFDLNPDGTTRVVAGVPPDYFSETGQRWGNPLYRWDQLQENGFRFWIDRIRTQLKLFDIIRIDHFRGFEAYWEIPASEEFAINGRWIPAAGDALFEALAAEFGALPLVAEDLGVITDEVTALRKKFDMPGMKILQFAFDGGADNPYLPHFHETDSVVYTGTHDNDTSLGWFRSIDDAGRWHLADYLGYPAAQTAGDPVGEPMPWPLIRSALASVANLAILPMQDVLELDGASRMNRPGTTKGNWAWRFDWAEVDAGLADRLRHLVKLYGRRPGLD; encoded by the coding sequence ATGACATCTCCTGAAAAGACCACTGCCACCACGTTGCGCGAGCGGCGGGCTGGCCTGCTGTTGCATCTGACATCCCTGCCCGGCCCAGGCGCCTGCGGCGATCTTGGCGGGGAAGCCTTTAATTTCGTCAATTTCCTCGCCGACTGCGGCCTCAGCGTCTGGCAGATGCTGCCAGTTGGCCCGCCGCAGGGCGACCTCTCGCCCTATCAGACGAGTTCGGCGCACGCCGGCAACCCGCGCCTGATTGGGCTCGACCCCTTGGTCAAATCGGGCTGGCTGGATCAAGTCCCGGACAATCTCGCCGACGACCGCGCTAAGCTCGCCGCGCTGCGGCAGGCGTATCACGGCTTCCGCCAGGTCGCTGGTGGCGAGCAACGCGCTGCATTGGATGCCTTCATCGCCGAAAACATCTACTGGCTGGAAGACTACGCACTGTTCCGTGCCATCAGCGAAGACCGCCACGAGCCCTGGTGGCGATGGCCAAAAGGATTGCGTCTGCGCGAAAACCGCGCCATCAAGCAAGCACGCGGCAAGTTGGCCGATACGCTCGACTACATCCGCTGGGAGCAGTATGTCTTTTTTGAGCAATGGGCCGCGCTGCGCACCCATGCCAATGACCGCGGTGTGAGGCTGTTCGGCGACATGCCCATTTTCGTCGCCCATGACAGCGCCGAGGTCTGGGCGCGACCGAAAGACTTCGACCTCAACCCCGACGGCACAACCCGAGTGGTCGCCGGCGTGCCGCCGGATTATTTCTCAGAGACCGGTCAGCGCTGGGGGAATCCCCTGTATCGCTGGGACCAACTCCAGGAAAACGGCTTTCGGTTCTGGATCGATCGCATTCGCACCCAGCTCAAGCTGTTCGACATTATTCGCATCGATCACTTTCGCGGCTTTGAGGCCTACTGGGAAATTCCCGCAAGCGAGGAATTCGCCATCAACGGCCGTTGGATTCCGGCCGCGGGTGATGCATTGTTCGAGGCACTGGCAGCGGAGTTCGGCGCCCTGCCATTGGTCGCCGAAGACCTCGGTGTGATTACCGATGAAGTCACCGCCTTGCGCAAGAAGTTTGACATGCCGGGCATGAAGATCCTGCAGTTTGCTTTCGACGGCGGCGCCGACAATCCTTACCTACCCCACTTCCACGAGACCGATTCGGTTGTCTATACCGGCACCCATGACAACGACACCAGCCTCGGATGGTTTCGCTCAATCGATGACGCGGGACGCTGGCATCTGGCCGACTATCTCGGCTATCCAGCTGCCCAGACTGCCGGTGACCCGGTCGGCGAGCCAATGCCCTGGCCGCTGATTCGCAGCGCCCTGGCCTCGGTTGCCAACCTCGCCATCCTGCCGATGCAGGATGTGCTGGAACTCGACGGCGCGTCACGCATGAACCGCCCCGGCACCACCAAAGGCAACTGGGCCTGGCGTTTTGATTGGGCGGAAGTAGATGCGGGGCTGGCCGACCGGCTCCGTCATCTGGTCAAGCTTTACGGACGCCGGCCTGGCCTGGACTGA